From a region of the Thermomicrobium roseum DSM 5159 genome:
- a CDS encoding molybdopterin-dependent oxidoreductase has protein sequence MNSGQRLARFAPGAVVGLLWGIFLLLVESLVGAATLLRAVLDATTRILPVGLFGWLLGRAESAAKPLAVVGTLAMFTLVAGVLTLVLRGRARTWLLGALALLLWSGTVWVAYEYGEALTTALFVASSSTFFLVGGLWIVSAEAQPSSRTRRRLLRTFLGAGLVLGLATAGRFLTGLRARSRAPRAVDERGLSPAITPLADFYVVSKNVADPEVDLARWRLRVIGRVRRPLELDLAALRSRPAVRMVSTLECISNDVWGPYISTGEWIGLRLRDLLLEAEPVDPLVDVVLRAADEYSDSIPFSVALDPAVLLAYGLNGESLPREHGFPLRLVVPGIYGMKNVKWITEIELVDFDYLGYWQQRGWSDSAIVQIHSRIDTPRGGSVLTVGQEVLVGGIAFAGTRGIQRVEVSVDGGATWRPAEMESPLSPYSWVRWWITWRPDQEGRARLVVRAWDGDGRLQEERERPPLPDGATGWHRITVDVRART, from the coding sequence ATGAACTCAGGTCAACGATTGGCGAGATTCGCCCCCGGAGCCGTCGTCGGCCTCCTCTGGGGAATCTTCCTGCTCCTCGTGGAGTCGCTCGTCGGCGCCGCGACGCTGCTCCGAGCCGTTCTCGACGCGACCACGCGGATCCTTCCGGTCGGTCTTTTCGGTTGGCTGCTCGGACGCGCCGAAAGTGCGGCGAAGCCGCTCGCCGTAGTGGGAACGCTCGCCATGTTCACCCTCGTCGCTGGTGTGCTCACCCTCGTGCTGCGAGGACGTGCCCGCACCTGGTTGCTCGGAGCGCTCGCTCTCTTGCTGTGGTCCGGCACAGTATGGGTCGCGTACGAGTACGGTGAAGCGCTCACGACCGCCTTGTTCGTCGCGAGCAGCAGTACGTTCTTCCTCGTTGGCGGATTGTGGATCGTTTCCGCTGAGGCGCAGCCGAGTTCGCGGACGCGGCGACGGTTGCTCCGCACCTTCCTCGGAGCAGGCCTGGTGTTGGGACTGGCGACTGCTGGTCGGTTTCTCACCGGTTTGAGGGCACGATCGCGCGCCCCTCGAGCGGTCGACGAGCGTGGGCTTTCGCCCGCCATCACACCACTCGCTGATTTCTACGTCGTGTCCAAGAATGTCGCCGATCCGGAGGTCGATCTGGCTCGCTGGCGGCTGCGAGTCATTGGACGCGTCCGCCGACCCCTCGAGCTCGATCTCGCAGCCTTGCGGTCTCGTCCAGCGGTGCGCATGGTTTCGACGCTCGAGTGCATCAGCAATGATGTCTGGGGACCGTACATCAGTACCGGCGAGTGGATCGGTCTGCGCTTGCGCGATCTTTTGTTGGAGGCGGAACCGGTGGACCCACTGGTCGATGTCGTCCTTCGAGCAGCCGATGAGTACTCGGATTCCATTCCGTTTTCGGTCGCGTTGGACCCCGCGGTGCTCTTGGCCTACGGCCTCAATGGAGAGTCTCTCCCGCGTGAACATGGGTTCCCACTGCGCCTGGTCGTGCCAGGTATTTACGGCATGAAGAATGTGAAGTGGATCACCGAGATCGAGCTGGTCGATTTCGACTACCTCGGGTACTGGCAGCAACGCGGGTGGAGCGACAGTGCGATCGTCCAGATCCACTCGCGCATCGACACGCCTCGGGGTGGGAGCGTTCTGACAGTCGGGCAGGAGGTCCTCGTCGGTGGTATCGCCTTCGCGGGAACGCGCGGGATCCAGCGTGTCGAGGTGTCGGTCGATGGAGGAGCTACCTGGCGACCGGCCGAGATGGAGAGCCCGCTCTCACCGTATTCCTGGGTGCGCTGGTGGATCACCTGGCGTCCGGACCAAGAAGGACGTGCTCGCCTGGTGGTGCGCGCCTGGGACGGTGACGGTCGGCTCCAGGAAGAGCGGGAGCGACCACCGCTCCCCGATGGAGCGACTGGTTGGCATCGCATCACCGTTGACGTGCGCGCGCGGACCTGA
- a CDS encoding MFS transporter, giving the protein MGERLVGWSRASQRTLFWVIRLLVFAAFFDLFVQYPIAAPYATTLGAGPALVGLIVAAYSMANLGANLVAGALLDRLGRSGPLLASLLLTALTVACYALVSTPGQLLGLRLVHGVVVAVLAPGAFALVGDLAPPEQRGRLMGTNGAMIALAAIVAPAIAGILQERAGYAAVFLLDALVLTGAGIVFLGFWKRVARSGPVRDRESSATGGWSGLIRQEIGPFATILAFAIALGIFVTHVPERLEFLGIPASVRGAAFSTYGILAALVMISPLPSRFLRRAGLQASAAGLSLISIGLLVASAVRSVSPASLEQLTLIGAAIFGIGFGLLFPTVTAEAARRSPPGMRGRAFGVFYALYSLGVVLGALASGWLTEFVGRASGWPLVAGAAVAALGCVVPFLERRTREEVAL; this is encoded by the coding sequence ATGGGAGAGCGGCTCGTCGGTTGGTCTCGCGCCTCGCAGCGCACGCTTTTCTGGGTGATTCGCCTGCTCGTCTTCGCTGCTTTCTTCGATCTCTTCGTCCAGTATCCGATCGCTGCTCCGTATGCAACGACGCTCGGCGCGGGCCCGGCACTCGTCGGGCTGATCGTCGCCGCCTACTCGATGGCGAATTTGGGAGCGAACCTGGTCGCTGGAGCGCTCCTCGATCGGTTGGGGCGGAGCGGGCCGCTCTTGGCGAGTCTCCTGCTCACGGCTTTGACGGTCGCTTGCTATGCCCTGGTGAGCACACCTGGACAACTGCTCGGTCTTCGGCTCGTTCATGGCGTCGTGGTCGCTGTTCTGGCTCCCGGGGCGTTCGCCTTGGTGGGAGATTTGGCCCCGCCTGAGCAACGCGGGCGGCTGATGGGAACTAATGGCGCGATGATCGCGCTCGCGGCGATCGTCGCTCCTGCTATCGCTGGCATCCTGCAGGAGCGCGCCGGATACGCTGCTGTTTTCCTCCTCGATGCTCTCGTGCTCACAGGGGCTGGCATCGTTTTTCTGGGTTTCTGGAAGCGTGTCGCCCGGAGTGGGCCAGTACGAGATCGGGAGTCCTCCGCGACCGGGGGATGGAGTGGGTTGATCCGGCAAGAGATCGGCCCGTTCGCGACGATACTCGCCTTTGCTATCGCGCTCGGCATCTTCGTCACGCACGTGCCGGAACGGCTCGAGTTCCTCGGGATTCCTGCTTCCGTTCGTGGCGCTGCGTTCAGCACGTACGGTATTTTGGCTGCGCTCGTCATGATCAGTCCGCTGCCGAGCCGTTTCCTGCGCCGAGCTGGGCTTCAGGCGAGTGCAGCGGGACTCTCGCTCATCAGTATCGGCTTGCTCGTCGCCAGTGCCGTTCGGTCGGTTTCGCCGGCCTCTCTCGAGCAGCTAACCCTGATCGGTGCGGCGATCTTCGGCATCGGCTTCGGGCTGCTCTTCCCGACGGTGACGGCGGAGGCCGCGCGTCGATCACCGCCGGGCATGCGCGGACGGGCGTTCGGCGTCTTCTACGCACTCTATTCCCTCGGCGTAGTCCTGGGTGCATTAGCGAGCGGCTGGTTGACCGAGTTCGTTGGGCGGGCCTCGGGCTGGCCGCTCGTGGCTGGTGCAGCGGTGGCTGCACTGGGTTGTGTGGTTCCGTTCCTCGAGCGACGCACCCGCGAGGAAGTCGCGTTATGA
- a CDS encoding polyamine ABC transporter substrate-binding protein, whose product MSNRRIYSRRTVLRMLGAVSVISPLALSCRSSEPEGATPRSSPAARPSPTVVPSSGFQLPEYVDRTRLEGELFVFNWGDYIDPDVLSDFERLTGVKVTVDTYDTNEQAIAKLQQGGIAYDIVVPTDYAVQILIGLGLLEPLDRSVVRAIEHLDPNNLNGPYDPGNRYSVPYFWGTSGYAYDTAVLGPDLASWEALFEPAEAARGKIVMHGYYRETIAAALLWLGYPLNETSDEALQRALEVLKAQKPFVLTYTSENNDELLIAGEAVIAHCWTGQAILAKRERPTIRYVIPKEGCAVWQDNLCVVKGAPHRYAAMVFIDYLCWPEIAARNASYVGYASPNRTAREQGLLDPDLVNDPAIYLDDTTWKRLQWFKDLGPDYVKYDRIWTELRAG is encoded by the coding sequence ATGAGCAACCGTCGAATCTACAGTCGGCGAACAGTGCTCAGGATGCTCGGTGCAGTCTCGGTGATCAGTCCGCTCGCGCTGAGCTGCCGAAGCAGCGAGCCCGAGGGTGCGACGCCCCGCTCTTCTCCCGCTGCTCGACCGTCCCCAACGGTGGTACCATCCTCCGGCTTCCAGTTGCCAGAGTACGTGGACCGGACACGCTTGGAAGGTGAACTCTTCGTCTTCAATTGGGGCGACTACATCGATCCGGATGTGCTGAGTGACTTCGAACGGCTGACCGGTGTCAAGGTGACCGTCGATACGTACGACACCAACGAACAGGCGATCGCCAAGCTGCAGCAGGGCGGTATTGCCTACGATATCGTCGTGCCGACCGACTACGCGGTGCAGATTCTGATCGGCCTCGGTCTTCTCGAGCCGCTCGACCGCTCTGTCGTGCGCGCGATCGAGCACCTCGATCCGAACAATCTCAACGGCCCCTATGATCCGGGAAACCGATACAGCGTGCCGTACTTCTGGGGAACATCCGGTTATGCGTACGATACCGCCGTTCTCGGTCCGGACCTGGCCAGCTGGGAAGCGCTTTTCGAGCCAGCCGAGGCGGCGCGCGGCAAGATCGTCATGCACGGTTACTACCGGGAGACGATTGCAGCCGCGCTCTTGTGGCTCGGCTATCCACTGAACGAGACGAGCGATGAGGCTCTGCAGCGAGCCCTCGAGGTTCTCAAGGCGCAGAAGCCGTTCGTCCTCACGTACACGAGCGAGAACAACGACGAGCTCCTGATCGCCGGCGAAGCAGTGATCGCGCATTGCTGGACAGGGCAGGCGATCCTAGCCAAGCGAGAGCGGCCGACGATCCGGTATGTCATCCCCAAAGAGGGGTGTGCGGTCTGGCAGGACAACCTGTGCGTCGTGAAGGGTGCTCCGCATCGCTATGCTGCCATGGTGTTCATCGATTATCTCTGTTGGCCGGAAATTGCCGCTCGCAATGCTAGTTATGTCGGATATGCCAGCCCGAATCGGACAGCCCGCGAACAGGGTTTGCTCGACCCGGATCTGGTGAACGATCCTGCGATCTATCTCGACGATACGACGTGGAAGCGTTTGCAATGGTTCAAAGATCTCGGCCCTGATTACGTGAAGTATGACCGGATTTGGACGGAACTTCGCGCAGGCTAG
- a CDS encoding ABC transporter permease, translating to MHALLAQARMEVRLTLRSGEGLLVTLVIPTALLVFFALLGLAPNEYARPVDFLLPSMLALAVISIGLVSLSIRTAYERHYGVLKRLGATPLGRGRLIVAKIASVVTIELLQTVLLVAVALTFGWRPTGSALLAVAVLLLGTATFASLGLLIAGAVRAETTLALSNGLYLLLILLGGIAWPVEHLPGPLALLGLLLPSNALASALRSVLSPVPAVPLAQIAALVLWTVLFLAIARRTFRWE from the coding sequence ATGCACGCACTCTTGGCTCAAGCGCGAATGGAAGTGCGGCTCACATTGCGCAGCGGGGAAGGACTCCTCGTCACCCTCGTCATACCGACCGCGCTCCTCGTCTTCTTCGCACTGCTGGGTCTTGCGCCCAATGAGTACGCCAGACCGGTCGATTTTCTGCTCCCCAGCATGCTCGCCCTGGCAGTGATCTCGATCGGTTTGGTCAGTCTCAGCATCCGTACCGCATACGAGCGTCATTACGGTGTCCTGAAGCGGCTCGGGGCCACGCCGCTCGGCCGTGGTCGCCTGATCGTCGCCAAAATCGCCTCGGTAGTAACGATCGAACTTCTCCAGACAGTGTTGCTCGTCGCTGTCGCCCTCACCTTTGGCTGGCGCCCGACCGGCTCTGCGCTGCTCGCCGTCGCGGTTCTTCTCCTCGGGACGGCCACCTTCGCCAGTCTCGGCCTACTGATCGCGGGAGCAGTTCGCGCCGAAACCACGCTCGCGCTTTCGAACGGGCTCTACCTGCTTCTCATATTGCTCGGCGGTATCGCGTGGCCGGTCGAGCACCTACCTGGTCCACTCGCACTGCTCGGTCTTCTGCTTCCCTCGAATGCGCTGGCCAGTGCGCTCCGTTCGGTGTTGTCACCGGTGCCTGCGGTTCCTCTTGCCCAAATCGCGGCGCTCGTCCTGTGGACGGTTCTGTTTCTCGCGATCGCCAGGCGGACCTTTCGCTGGGAGTAG
- a CDS encoding alkaline phosphatase family protein — protein MRTPALLLILDGFDPSYAELASAPHLDALRQHSSFALVDAVLPTVTNVNHAAIITGQFPERTGIASNFRFDPKTGSGEFIESSAALRCPTVLESIAERGGKTALLTSKRKLVRFLGRGAQFAVTAEDPPRELVQILGPPPPIYSDQIDDWTLRALLHLIRTEHPDVVYCTTTDYVMHRWPPDTAEAIAYVRRIDQRIGELLELAHDYRIVITADHGMRAKTRAVDLVAALAAAGIRATFVPPIKDRYVVHHQNMGGSGFIFLHTRSVEHARTVLARLPGVLAVEERETVAQLFRLPRDTIGDLFVLGDEETVCAPSGVFSDVVTPVDLRSHGSQHERIVPMWGVGVDVSSARWNLDACRLLGLHPEERA, from the coding sequence ATGAGAACCCCCGCCCTGCTGCTCATCCTCGATGGTTTCGATCCGAGTTACGCTGAGCTCGCATCAGCACCCCATCTCGACGCGCTTCGTCAACACAGCTCGTTCGCGCTGGTCGATGCAGTCCTGCCGACCGTCACGAACGTGAACCACGCCGCGATCATCACTGGCCAGTTTCCCGAGCGAACCGGCATCGCGAGCAATTTTCGCTTTGACCCGAAGACTGGTAGCGGTGAGTTCATCGAGTCCAGCGCGGCGCTGCGCTGCCCGACCGTGCTGGAAAGCATCGCTGAGCGAGGCGGTAAGACAGCACTGCTCACCTCGAAGCGCAAGCTGGTTCGTTTTCTCGGTCGGGGAGCCCAGTTCGCAGTCACCGCGGAAGACCCACCGAGAGAGCTCGTCCAGATACTGGGTCCCCCACCCCCGATCTACTCCGACCAGATCGACGATTGGACACTCCGCGCGCTCCTCCACCTCATTCGGACAGAACATCCAGATGTGGTCTATTGCACGACGACCGATTACGTCATGCACCGCTGGCCCCCCGATACGGCCGAGGCGATCGCTTACGTCCGGCGGATCGACCAGCGGATCGGAGAACTGCTCGAACTCGCCCACGACTACCGTATCGTGATCACGGCCGACCATGGCATGCGGGCAAAGACCCGCGCTGTCGACCTGGTTGCTGCGCTGGCTGCTGCCGGTATTCGGGCGACCTTCGTCCCGCCGATCAAGGATCGCTATGTCGTCCATCACCAGAACATGGGAGGATCCGGCTTCATCTTTCTCCATACTCGTTCAGTGGAGCACGCTCGGACGGTCTTGGCACGGCTTCCGGGCGTTCTGGCTGTGGAAGAACGGGAAACAGTCGCACAGCTCTTCCGGTTGCCCCGCGATACCATCGGTGACCTGTTTGTCCTCGGAGACGAGGAGACGGTCTGTGCGCCGTCAGGAGTGTTCAGTGACGTCGTGACACCGGTCGACCTACGATCGCACGGGAGCCAGCACGAGCGGATCGTTCCGATGTGGGGTGTTGGAGTCGACGTCAGCAGCGCTCGCTGGAACTTGGACGCATGTCGCCTTCTCGGTCTCCATCCGGAGGAGAGAGCATGA
- a CDS encoding DUF420 domain-containing protein yields the protein METWLPIVNTALIALSGVSVLVGYIAVRLRRIQFHHRAMLVGAVFAALFLIVYVLRYFLLGTKLYTGEGWVRLVYFAVLISHTILAIILGPLVLVTLGRAFRRQFSRHRAIARVTLPVWLYVAVTGWIIFAMLYGL from the coding sequence ATGGAGACCTGGCTACCAATCGTCAACACCGCGCTGATCGCGCTCAGCGGGGTGAGCGTACTCGTTGGCTATATCGCGGTGCGCCTGCGTCGGATCCAGTTCCACCACCGAGCGATGCTGGTCGGCGCGGTGTTTGCCGCATTATTCCTGATCGTGTACGTGCTCCGCTACTTCCTGCTCGGGACCAAGCTCTACACTGGTGAGGGTTGGGTCCGACTCGTGTACTTCGCCGTTTTGATTTCGCACACCATCCTCGCCATCATCCTCGGTCCACTCGTCCTGGTTACCCTCGGCCGGGCGTTTCGCCGACAGTTCAGCCGACACCGCGCGATCGCCCGCGTGACTCTCCCCGTCTGGCTTTACGTCGCCGTGACCGGCTGGATCATTTTCGCCATGCTGTACGGACTTTAG
- a CDS encoding phytoene/squalene synthase family protein — MISSIFRGSDRQGGSTDWNAILARHGRSFWLASRFLPRETRHDVTTIYAFFRYLDDIADTGRWDPRQAEALLCSWQAWLVSDFATPVPNPSLARAVARVYARYDLPTQYARDLIDGLLDDLFPRRIRSLPELYHYCYQVAGAVGLTLAPLLGVHCRPGQSAANALGIAMQLTNIARDVGEDLRRGRLYLPIEDLTRFGIQPHELERLASEFRPPDHRLQAVIRLQIMRARQFYRQAVRGYPCLPPRVRLAIIVSAEVYGAILQVIERNHYDTIRLRAVAGYDDKAVALLRAWQMHRRLSHGVNCPCPSFGIA; from the coding sequence ATGATTAGTTCGATCTTCAGAGGATCGGATAGGCAAGGAGGCTCTACCGATTGGAACGCGATCCTCGCGCGCCACGGCCGGAGTTTCTGGCTGGCGAGTCGTTTTTTGCCGCGCGAGACGAGACACGACGTGACCACCATCTATGCGTTCTTCCGCTATCTGGATGATATCGCGGATACGGGGCGGTGGGATCCACGGCAGGCTGAGGCGCTGCTGTGCAGTTGGCAAGCTTGGCTCGTCAGTGACTTCGCCACTCCGGTACCGAACCCATCGCTCGCCCGCGCGGTCGCTCGCGTGTACGCGCGCTACGATCTTCCAACCCAGTACGCCCGTGACCTGATCGACGGACTGCTCGATGATCTCTTCCCCCGACGCATCCGATCGCTCCCTGAGCTCTATCACTACTGCTACCAGGTCGCCGGGGCAGTGGGGCTGACGCTCGCTCCTCTCCTCGGTGTCCACTGTCGACCTGGCCAATCGGCCGCCAATGCACTGGGTATCGCGATGCAACTCACCAATATCGCGCGAGACGTGGGGGAAGATCTCCGGCGAGGGCGTCTCTATCTGCCCATCGAAGATCTGACCCGCTTCGGCATCCAGCCTCACGAACTGGAGCGACTCGCCAGCGAGTTCCGTCCACCCGATCACCGGTTGCAGGCCGTGATTCGGTTACAGATCATGCGTGCTCGCCAGTTCTACCGGCAGGCGGTCCGAGGCTATCCGTGCCTGCCCCCTCGCGTTCGCCTCGCTATCATCGTGTCCGCCGAGGTGTATGGCGCGATCCTCCAGGTCATCGAGCGCAACCACTACGACACCATCCGTCTGCGGGCGGTTGCTGGCTACGATGACAAAGCAGTGGCTCTACTCCGAGCCTGGCAAATGCATCGTCGACTATCCCACGGAGTAAACTGCCCATGTCCGAGCTTTGGCATCGCTTGA
- the tsaA gene encoding tRNA (N6-threonylcarbamoyladenosine(37)-N6)-methyltransferase TrmO, with protein MNDEAFRLVPIGVVHSPVADRRLMPPNGVEAEIEIFPDFADGLLRIEENSHLWVLGWFVDADRERLELVRPEYDPARRRRGVFGLRSVARPNPIALTATRLLAVEGLRLRVAPLDFIDGTPIVDLKRYSPSWDCIFSARSSRDRYLIDWDSPERLAEYEREATNFHGELCGWVIIGARIIQHLGLLWKVHPKDEDLRVTVSDDPELTHLADALQALTAATLGNGRLRVTSERKVSFTWRERRWTVAPRPLPDLPLEAFRSLAIERLIDEYS; from the coding sequence GTGAACGACGAAGCCTTTCGATTGGTTCCTATTGGGGTCGTCCACTCACCGGTCGCTGATCGGCGTCTCATGCCTCCCAATGGAGTAGAGGCAGAGATCGAGATCTTTCCCGATTTCGCCGATGGTCTCTTGCGGATCGAGGAGAACAGTCACCTCTGGGTGCTCGGTTGGTTCGTCGACGCGGACCGCGAGCGCCTGGAGTTGGTGCGACCGGAGTACGATCCGGCGCGTCGACGACGCGGTGTGTTCGGACTCCGTTCGGTCGCCCGGCCGAATCCTATCGCCTTGACGGCAACGCGCCTGCTGGCTGTGGAGGGATTGCGGTTACGGGTCGCACCGCTCGACTTCATCGATGGAACGCCGATCGTCGACCTAAAACGGTACTCGCCGAGTTGGGACTGCATCTTTTCCGCCCGGAGTTCGCGCGATCGATATCTCATCGACTGGGACAGTCCCGAGCGGCTCGCTGAATACGAGCGTGAGGCGACCAATTTCCACGGGGAGTTGTGTGGTTGGGTCATCATCGGCGCGCGGATCATCCAGCATCTTGGCCTGCTTTGGAAAGTCCACCCGAAGGACGAGGATCTCCGCGTGACGGTAAGCGATGATCCGGAGCTCACGCACCTGGCTGATGCGCTGCAGGCTTTGACCGCGGCGACCTTGGGCAATGGGCGGCTGCGTGTCACGAGCGAGCGGAAGGTGTCGTTCACCTGGCGCGAGCGACGTTGGACGGTCGCTCCCCGTCCGTTGCCCGATCTCCCGCTCGAGGCATTCCGTTCCCTCGCCATCGAGCGCCTGATCGACGAGTATTCCTGA
- a CDS encoding CpXC domain-containing protein has protein sequence MTERPEQVVSVPDLPTEFSEIEMRCAACKTIWSAPVARRVNVATHPDARYGILLKTIHWTRCPLCKEPRQIETIFEYFDPEQRLLIQVRPDWEIHAGGGEDWYWARYEDLVLKYRDVDVRVDVVFGLDELIAKYLGGEEAVAAARNWWEQRRREQGQS, from the coding sequence ATGACTGAACGGCCCGAGCAGGTAGTGTCCGTACCCGACTTACCCACCGAATTCAGCGAGATCGAAATGCGTTGCGCAGCCTGCAAGACGATCTGGTCGGCACCGGTCGCCCGTCGCGTCAACGTCGCCACGCATCCTGATGCACGATACGGTATTCTCCTCAAAACCATCCACTGGACACGCTGCCCGCTGTGTAAGGAACCACGTCAGATCGAGACGATTTTCGAATATTTCGATCCAGAGCAGCGTCTCCTGATCCAGGTCCGGCCGGATTGGGAGATCCACGCCGGGGGTGGAGAAGACTGGTACTGGGCACGCTATGAGGATCTCGTCCTCAAGTATCGAGATGTTGACGTCCGTGTCGATGTCGTTTTCGGCTTGGACGAGCTGATCGCAAAGTACCTGGGTGGGGAAGAGGCAGTTGCAGCCGCGCGCAACTGGTGGGAACAGCGACGACGGGAGCAAGGACAGTCATGA
- a CDS encoding ABC transporter ATP-binding protein has protein sequence MIDTSATPARTEQPATEYAVIVDGLVKEYEGRRVVDGLSFAIRRGEVFALLGPNGAGKTTTIEILEGYRRPDAGRVRVLGLDPWRDGDRVKPRIGVMLQSGGIYPTATPRELLELFAAFYPDPLDPRELLRLVGLEEVSRIRYRRLSGGQQRRLALALALVGQPELLFLDEPTTGMDPQARRLTWSIIESLKARGITILLTTHFLEEAERLADRVAIIDHGKLVASGTPRELMHHDADSLTIAATTPLDPAELARLTTVDEARSLADGRVMLMTAQPLEALVELAIWARDRGILLTEIRVGHQSLEDVFLRLTGTDVRE, from the coding sequence ATGATCGACACGAGCGCCACACCTGCTCGCACCGAGCAACCAGCCACCGAGTACGCTGTCATCGTCGATGGACTCGTCAAAGAATACGAGGGTCGTCGCGTCGTCGATGGATTGAGTTTTGCCATCCGGCGCGGTGAGGTCTTCGCCCTGCTCGGACCCAACGGAGCTGGAAAGACGACGACGATCGAAATCCTGGAAGGCTACCGGCGTCCCGATGCCGGCCGTGTGCGTGTGCTCGGCCTGGATCCCTGGCGCGACGGCGATCGAGTGAAGCCGCGTATCGGCGTGATGCTCCAGAGTGGAGGCATCTATCCGACAGCGACGCCGCGCGAATTGCTGGAGCTCTTCGCAGCTTTCTACCCGGACCCGCTCGATCCCCGCGAACTCTTGCGTCTGGTCGGGCTGGAGGAGGTGAGCCGGATCCGGTATCGTCGCCTCTCCGGGGGACAACAGCGCCGGCTGGCACTTGCACTGGCTCTCGTCGGACAACCGGAGCTGCTCTTCCTCGACGAGCCGACGACCGGGATGGATCCGCAGGCACGGCGATTGACCTGGTCGATCATCGAGTCGCTCAAGGCACGCGGCATCACGATCCTGCTGACGACGCATTTTCTGGAGGAGGCCGAGCGACTGGCGGATCGGGTTGCCATCATCGACCACGGCAAGCTCGTCGCCTCGGGAACGCCTCGCGAACTCATGCATCACGACGCTGATTCTTTGACGATTGCGGCGACGACTCCGCTCGATCCGGCAGAATTGGCCCGACTCACGACAGTCGACGAAGCACGATCGCTCGCCGACGGACGAGTCATGCTCATGACAGCGCAGCCGCTGGAGGCACTGGTCGAACTGGCGATCTGGGCGCGCGACCGCGGTATCCTCCTCACCGAAATCCGCGTCGGGCATCAGTCGCTCGAAGACGTTTTCTTGCGGCTCACCGGGACCGATGTGAGGGAGTGA
- a CDS encoding 50S ribosomal protein L25, whose amino-acid sequence MTEHPVVNGERRTVFGKKVKRLRRLGRTPGVIAGPVVPEPIPVAVDEREFERAFHHVGTARLVDLVVDGTTYPVFIREVALHPVTREILNVEFYAPDLARPVTVTVPVLTVGELAPDVVGVVTIQTPELEIRALPDAVPEHIEVDLSLLSTERTVIHAGEIPLPVGVELETDPDVVVVVVEEAEEAEAAEEATRVLAEEIGDRPRSAEEGAAPVKERKLRESE is encoded by the coding sequence ATGACTGAGCACCCAGTAGTGAACGGCGAACGTCGAACGGTTTTCGGGAAAAAGGTCAAGCGCCTGCGCCGGCTCGGCAGGACACCGGGTGTCATTGCGGGACCGGTCGTTCCTGAGCCGATTCCGGTCGCGGTGGATGAGCGTGAGTTCGAGCGGGCATTCCATCACGTCGGGACCGCGCGGCTTGTTGATCTCGTCGTCGACGGGACGACGTATCCGGTGTTCATTCGTGAGGTCGCGCTGCATCCGGTCACCCGCGAAATTCTGAACGTGGAGTTCTATGCTCCTGACCTGGCTCGACCCGTGACGGTCACGGTGCCGGTCCTGACCGTCGGCGAATTGGCGCCGGATGTGGTCGGTGTCGTTACGATCCAGACGCCAGAGCTCGAGATCCGGGCGCTGCCGGATGCCGTTCCGGAACACATCGAGGTCGACTTGAGCTTGCTCTCCACCGAGCGCACGGTTATTCATGCTGGTGAGATCCCGTTGCCAGTCGGTGTCGAACTCGAGACCGATCCGGACGTGGTCGTCGTCGTGGTCGAGGAGGCAGAAGAAGCCGAGGCGGCAGAGGAAGCGACCCGCGTCCTCGCAGAAGAGATCGGCGACCGGCCGCGCTCGGCGGAGGAGGGTGCCGCTCCGGTGAAAGAGCGGAAGTTGCGCGAGAGCGAGTGA
- a CDS encoding TetR/AcrR family transcriptional regulator, with the protein MSTISAARERVQAAAERLFAERGYKAVTLRDIAQELGIRQASLYYHFPGGKEELYVTVTERGLQAHREGLEQAIAGAGASLEAGLRAVLQWLASHPPVDLARMLLADFPAISEEHRKRLTDLALDCLVRPIENLLQAAQQRGEGRPVDTRFAALAILSTAEAMHANARLSGKEASDLVETALPVLLQGLCA; encoded by the coding sequence GTGAGCACGATCAGTGCTGCACGAGAACGAGTTCAGGCGGCTGCCGAGCGCTTGTTCGCCGAGCGTGGCTACAAGGCGGTGACACTGCGCGACATCGCGCAAGAACTCGGGATTCGGCAGGCGTCGCTCTACTATCACTTCCCCGGCGGGAAGGAAGAGTTGTACGTCACCGTGACCGAGCGCGGGCTGCAAGCCCATCGCGAGGGATTGGAGCAGGCGATCGCCGGAGCTGGTGCATCACTGGAAGCCGGGCTCCGCGCCGTGTTGCAGTGGCTGGCCAGCCACCCGCCGGTCGACCTGGCGCGCATGCTCCTGGCCGATTTCCCGGCCATTTCCGAAGAGCACCGCAAGCGGTTGACCGATCTCGCGCTCGATTGCCTCGTTCGCCCGATCGAGAATCTCCTCCAAGCCGCGCAACAGCGCGGTGAGGGGCGCCCAGTCGATACACGGTTCGCTGCCCTGGCGATCCTCTCGACCGCAGAAGCGATGCATGCCAATGCGCGCCTGAGCGGCAAGGAAGCGAGCGACCTGGTCGAGACAGCTTTGCCGGTACTTCTCCAGGGATTGTGTGCCTGA